A DNA window from Buttiauxella agrestis contains the following coding sequences:
- a CDS encoding NfrA family protein codes for MNIRLNPLTALICGVLLASPAMAAQEGSRQDLGLSDYRYFKVYPHIERAQKALKQNDETRALRSFEHAHQMAPESLRLTLWLAEAYRHFGHNDKAQALLESELKKHPQNADLQRALEAIPVPAPDIHTTEQLVALQKQCDATPTVRCRSEVGNHAIKLNQLDIARAQLTDAKFRHTKEGLALADNYTQRAIFLQQWSAADQGFALLDGEATLTDAQYQQWFAILLHMQRDQRILDLQSQGVMNTAGMQLAYAQSLAERQALGPLRRYLANRKPEFSTPAEEHNWMRLLATYSQQPGNAVANWPVKHAENKKYVLSTLVPIRIQQGDWQGTNQLLNTFPESQVLDQRLALSLAQKDTPSSLRLLNQINQTRGLTAQELGTLSYQLAAHPEWMNAENKARLAKPLPTPAQRMAQARLFQGKEDCTVVRNLLGDLSPQYDAESWSHLAQCYPWQPGLALYAAQQAAARDSSPYYQRQVGYLAYSAEDYPLAQAHGVVAPQASAAEPDDAARGFALAAQGKHREARDALEKARKAQPDSPEILRQLVFLNEHLDDKPNTKQYSERVVDDIDNTLTPQQSLSDKQQEDRFAFRRIHEDSQRRWTFSYDGSFGLTPDSLNSGGSNNGVQQNKSYRSYQQFEAEYRIGKNKILDGDQLSVYSRVFAGSKDNNFVPVDEPMLGIGVRWKPLRDQVIYLAAEQQIPRDHHHGEADLMLRASASFFNGGKFSDDWHPTGNGWMAQNLYLDAAHFVKADYQIYTADYRMSWHQKINHKQTLEPYWHAQYNASTDTPYRDNTLGGVGVRLNTWFGESHYSAFPHKVSVGLEYQRAFSGHHRDTDSKNSLFLTLGARW; via the coding sequence ATGAATATCCGCTTAAACCCGCTGACGGCGCTGATTTGTGGTGTGTTACTCGCTTCTCCAGCCATGGCCGCACAAGAAGGATCTCGCCAGGATCTTGGCCTTAGCGATTACCGCTACTTCAAGGTGTATCCGCACATCGAGCGGGCGCAGAAGGCCCTGAAGCAAAATGACGAAACCCGGGCGCTGCGCAGTTTTGAACATGCACACCAGATGGCACCGGAAAGTTTACGTCTGACATTGTGGCTCGCCGAAGCGTATCGCCATTTTGGTCACAATGATAAAGCGCAAGCGTTGCTGGAAAGTGAACTGAAAAAACACCCGCAAAATGCTGACTTACAGCGTGCGCTGGAGGCGATCCCCGTTCCGGCTCCAGACATTCACACCACAGAACAGTTGGTGGCGTTACAAAAGCAATGCGATGCCACGCCAACGGTGCGTTGCCGCAGTGAGGTAGGCAATCATGCTATCAAGCTCAACCAGTTAGACATTGCGCGTGCGCAGCTAACGGATGCGAAATTCCGTCACACCAAAGAAGGTTTAGCTCTGGCGGACAACTACACGCAGCGGGCGATATTCCTGCAACAGTGGAGCGCTGCGGATCAGGGTTTTGCGCTGCTTGATGGCGAGGCCACGCTCACTGACGCGCAGTATCAGCAATGGTTCGCCATCTTGCTGCATATGCAACGTGACCAGCGGATTCTGGACTTGCAAAGTCAGGGCGTGATGAACACGGCAGGTATGCAGCTTGCGTATGCGCAGTCTCTGGCTGAACGCCAGGCGCTGGGTCCACTGCGCCGCTATCTGGCTAACCGTAAACCGGAGTTTTCGACACCCGCCGAAGAGCACAACTGGATGCGATTGCTGGCAACTTATAGCCAGCAACCCGGCAACGCCGTCGCTAACTGGCCGGTGAAGCACGCGGAAAACAAAAAGTACGTGTTATCCACCCTGGTGCCTATTCGCATTCAACAAGGCGACTGGCAAGGTACGAACCAACTGCTCAACACCTTTCCTGAAAGCCAGGTGCTCGATCAGCGCCTGGCGTTAAGTCTGGCGCAAAAAGATACGCCATCCAGCCTGCGGTTGCTCAATCAAATCAACCAGACGCGCGGATTAACAGCCCAGGAACTGGGCACCTTAAGCTATCAGCTTGCGGCGCACCCGGAATGGATGAACGCCGAAAACAAAGCCCGGCTGGCAAAACCCTTGCCGACACCCGCGCAACGTATGGCGCAGGCGCGCCTGTTCCAGGGCAAAGAAGATTGCACCGTCGTGCGTAATTTACTGGGCGATTTGTCGCCGCAGTATGACGCCGAAAGCTGGTCGCATCTGGCACAGTGTTATCCGTGGCAACCAGGCCTTGCGTTATACGCCGCCCAGCAAGCCGCAGCACGAGACTCATCGCCATACTATCAGCGCCAGGTGGGATATCTGGCCTACAGCGCGGAAGATTACCCGCTGGCACAAGCGCACGGGGTCGTCGCTCCACAGGCTAGTGCGGCAGAGCCAGACGATGCCGCACGCGGTTTTGCGCTGGCCGCACAGGGCAAACACCGTGAGGCCCGTGACGCGCTGGAAAAAGCGCGCAAGGCACAGCCAGATTCACCTGAAATTCTGCGTCAACTGGTGTTTCTCAATGAACACCTCGACGATAAACCAAACACGAAGCAGTACAGCGAGCGTGTGGTGGACGACATCGATAACACCCTCACGCCGCAGCAATCCCTGAGCGACAAACAACAAGAAGACCGTTTTGCCTTCCGCCGTATTCACGAGGACAGCCAGCGCCGCTGGACGTTTAGCTACGACGGCTCATTTGGTTTAACGCCCGACTCGCTCAACAGCGGCGGCAGTAATAACGGTGTTCAGCAAAATAAAAGCTATCGCAGCTACCAGCAATTCGAGGCGGAATACCGTATCGGCAAAAACAAAATACTCGACGGCGATCAGCTCTCTGTTTACAGCCGGGTGTTTGCAGGCAGCAAGGACAATAACTTCGTGCCGGTGGATGAGCCAATGCTTGGAATTGGTGTGCGCTGGAAACCGCTGCGCGACCAAGTCATTTATCTGGCCGCCGAGCAGCAAATCCCGCGCGACCACCACCATGGCGAAGCGGATCTAATGTTACGGGCCAGCGCTTCATTCTTTAACGGCGGGAAATTCAGCGATGACTGGCATCCCACCGGCAATGGCTGGATGGCGCAAAATCTGTATCTGGATGCGGCGCATTTCGTTAAAGCAGATTATCAGATCTACACCGCGGATTACCGCATGAGCTGGCACCAGAAAATCAACCACAAACAAACGCTCGAGCCTTACTGGCACGCGCAGTACAACGCCAGCACCGACACGCCTTATCGTGATAACACGCTCGGCGGCGTCGGGGTGAGGCTGAATACCTGGTTTGGGGAATCGCATTACAGTGCCTTCCCGCACAAAGTTAGCGTGGGCCTGGAATATCAACGTGCGTTCTCAGGTCACCATCGCGACACCGATTCCAAAAACAGTCTTTTCCTGACGTTAGGAGCACGCTGGTAA